In Equus przewalskii isolate Varuska chromosome 6, EquPr2, whole genome shotgun sequence, one DNA window encodes the following:
- the CTSC gene encoding dipeptidyl peptidase 1 isoform X3 produces MEPVPGISPGSRSGQSQVRGNEHSQSPPPPAPQPRSSPAHRFPSLEAPGRPAPRDPAPAARRVSGPAGYFRAREVQVVLLPACRPPVLLPLPPPLRAPATMGPWSGSFLAAFLVLLSTVGPARCDTPANCTYPDLLGTWVFQVGRSGSQRDVNCSFVGPPEKKVVVHLEKLDTAYDDLGNSGHFTIVYNQGFEIVLNDYKWFAFFKDVTDFVSQLFMQLGTVGIYDLPHLRNKLVIK; encoded by the exons ATGGAACCGGTCCCTGGGATCTCCCCAGGTTCAAGGTCGGGCCAAAGCCAGGTGAGGGGCAACGAGCACTCCCAGTCtccacctccccccgccccccagccccgcaGCTCTCCAGCTCACCGGTTCCCCAGCCTGGAGGCGCCCGGACGCCCCGCCCCCCGAgaccccgcccccgccgcgcggCGGGTTTCCGGCCCAGCTGGCTATTTCAGGGCGCGCGAGGTGCAGGTCGTCTTGCTCCCAGCCTGCCGCCCTCCGGTTctgctgcctctcccacctcccctccgGGCCCCGGCCACCATGGGTCCCTGGTCCGGCTCGTTCCTCGCCGCCTTCCTGGTGCTCCTCTCCACCGTGGGCCCCGCGCGCTGCGACACACCTGCCAACTGCACCTACCCTGACCTGCTGGGCACCTGGGTCTTCCAGGTGGGCCGCAGCGGTTCCCAACGCGACGTCAACTGCTCCTTTGTGG gaccaccagaaaaaaaagtagtGGTGCACCTTGAGAAGTTGGATACAGCGTATGATGACTTAGGCAATTCTGGCCATTTCACCATCGTTTACAATCAAGGctttgagattgtgttgaatGACTACAAGTGGTTTGCCTTTTTTAAG GATGTCACTGATTTTGTCAGTCAGTTGTTCATGCAACTGGGAACTGTggggatatatgatttgccacATCTGAGGAACAAACTGG tTATTAAATAG
- the CTSC gene encoding dipeptidyl peptidase 1 isoform X2 translates to MEPVPGISPGSRSGQSQVRGNEHSQSPPPPAPQPRSSPAHRFPSLEAPGRPAPRDPAPAARRVSGPAGYFRAREVQVVLLPACRPPVLLPLPPPLRAPATMGPWSGSFLAAFLVLLSTVGPARCDTPANCTYPDLLGTWVFQVGRSGSQRDVNCSFVGPPEKKVVVHLEKLDTAYDDLGNSGHFTIVYNQGFEIVLNDYKWFAFFKDVTDFVSQLFMQLGTVGIYDLPHLRNKLGAPAPIIRRK, encoded by the exons ATGGAACCGGTCCCTGGGATCTCCCCAGGTTCAAGGTCGGGCCAAAGCCAGGTGAGGGGCAACGAGCACTCCCAGTCtccacctccccccgccccccagccccgcaGCTCTCCAGCTCACCGGTTCCCCAGCCTGGAGGCGCCCGGACGCCCCGCCCCCCGAgaccccgcccccgccgcgcggCGGGTTTCCGGCCCAGCTGGCTATTTCAGGGCGCGCGAGGTGCAGGTCGTCTTGCTCCCAGCCTGCCGCCCTCCGGTTctgctgcctctcccacctcccctccgGGCCCCGGCCACCATGGGTCCCTGGTCCGGCTCGTTCCTCGCCGCCTTCCTGGTGCTCCTCTCCACCGTGGGCCCCGCGCGCTGCGACACACCTGCCAACTGCACCTACCCTGACCTGCTGGGCACCTGGGTCTTCCAGGTGGGCCGCAGCGGTTCCCAACGCGACGTCAACTGCTCCTTTGTGG gaccaccagaaaaaaaagtagtGGTGCACCTTGAGAAGTTGGATACAGCGTATGATGACTTAGGCAATTCTGGCCATTTCACCATCGTTTACAATCAAGGctttgagattgtgttgaatGACTACAAGTGGTTTGCCTTTTTTAAG GATGTCACTGATTTTGTCAGTCAGTTGTTCATGCAACTGGGAACTGTggggatatatgatttgccacATCTGAGGAACAAACTGG GGGCCCCAGCACCCATTATAAGGAGAAAATAG